The Novosphingobium terrae genome has a window encoding:
- the dctA gene encoding C4-dicarboxylate transporter DctA, producing MTVSDTPLSSRPAWRRLLGTLYVQVLLGMVVGAVIGFTAPDIGVQLKVLGDTFVRLIKMMIGLIVFCTIVSGVGGSKDLKGAGKTGGVALLYFEVLSLVALLAGLAMVHLLKPGVGFGADRAHLDAHAVAAYTTGAKAHDGLVGFLTGMVPDSVVGAFANGEILQVVLISVLFGAVLAQTGERGAAVRDLIESANSVVFGVINLIMRLAPFGAGGAMAYTVGKFGLSALGKLAGLVGTFYAAGALFVLIALGLIMATTGLSILKLLGYLKAELLITLGASSSDAALPGLMEKMEHLGLSRQHVGLVVPAGYVFNTDGTAIYMSITALFIAQALGIDLTWQQEAQMLAVAMVTSKGAGGVSGAGFIGLLATLAVVPAIPPAGMALVLGVDRFMSEARALVNMIGNAVACVVLGHWLGDLDRSRAARVLAGDEDLRFVAGGNRE from the coding sequence ATGACCGTCAGCGATACGCCTCTTTCCTCCCGCCCCGCATGGCGCCGCTTGCTGGGAACGCTCTATGTGCAGGTGCTGCTGGGCATGGTGGTGGGGGCGGTGATCGGCTTTACGGCGCCCGATATCGGTGTGCAGCTCAAGGTGCTGGGCGATACGTTCGTGCGGTTGATCAAGATGATGATCGGGTTGATCGTCTTCTGCACCATCGTTTCGGGCGTTGGCGGATCGAAGGATCTGAAAGGCGCGGGCAAGACCGGGGGCGTGGCGCTGCTCTATTTCGAGGTGCTGTCGCTGGTGGCGCTGCTCGCCGGTCTGGCGATGGTGCATCTGCTCAAGCCTGGCGTGGGCTTCGGGGCCGATCGCGCGCATCTCGATGCCCATGCCGTGGCGGCCTACACCACAGGCGCCAAGGCGCATGACGGGCTGGTCGGTTTCCTCACCGGCATGGTGCCTGACAGCGTGGTGGGCGCCTTCGCCAATGGCGAGATCCTACAGGTGGTGCTGATCTCGGTGCTGTTCGGCGCGGTGCTGGCCCAGACCGGAGAGCGCGGGGCGGCGGTGCGTGATCTGATCGAATCGGCCAACAGCGTGGTCTTTGGGGTGATCAATCTGATCATGCGGCTGGCCCCTTTCGGCGCGGGCGGGGCGATGGCCTACACCGTGGGCAAATTCGGCCTGAGCGCTCTGGGCAAGCTGGCCGGGCTGGTGGGCACCTTCTATGCGGCGGGCGCGCTGTTCGTGCTGATCGCGCTGGGGTTGATCATGGCCACCACGGGCCTCTCGATCCTGAAGCTGCTGGGTTACCTCAAAGCTGAACTGCTCATCACGCTGGGCGCCAGTTCTTCGGACGCAGCGCTGCCCGGCCTGATGGAGAAGATGGAGCATCTTGGCCTGTCGCGCCAGCATGTCGGTCTGGTGGTGCCTGCGGGCTATGTCTTCAACACCGATGGCACCGCGATCTATATGTCGATCACGGCGCTGTTTATCGCTCAGGCTTTGGGCATCGATCTGACGTGGCAGCAGGAGGCGCAGATGCTGGCCGTGGCCATGGTGACCTCCAAGGGCGCGGGCGGCGTTTCCGGCGCGGGCTTTATCGGCCTGTTGGCGACGCTGGCGGTGGTGCCTGCCATTCCGCCTGCGGGCATGGCGCTGGTGCTGGGCGTCGACCGTTTCATGAGCGAGGCGCGCGCTCTGGTGAACATGATCGGCAATGCGGTGGCCTGTGTGGTGCTGGGCCACTGGCTGGGCGATCTGGACCGGTCCCGTGCCGCCCGCGTGCTGGCGGGGGATGAGGATCTGCGCTTCGTCGCGGGTGGAAACCGGGAATAA
- a CDS encoding putative bifunctional diguanylate cyclase/phosphodiesterase has protein sequence MPPIGALASASAALRKQAGMSHADAFDHSASQANRFRTLAGIALAGLVVLLVTAAYVVNQFDTVAYETQFQIARQNYHTRIIHIARAIAPLTTSAETAQHLADPNWIDQHLAQHLASEHEMERLFVLDAQGRPFYAAISGQRAPLADYRPFAQAVGDVLPALSAARVQNPSVMGSNILRYQNQLYLLTITQTGPSGSAVIITGLPFNDAMLRKFGLRHLADELTITNHPMPKKGYNLLPLADVRGNVIAAIRWKQQSPAVMVFGRLRTTLAAATIIVLLVGFCLLRQSAAIARHLIASEARARHLALHDALTGLPNRTLLLERLGNWQAIARDVPVGIALHCLDLDRFKEVNDTLGHPSGDELIRAVAGRLVSLCRETDTVARMGGDEFIILQPQADATAAMLLAEQVLDTLRQPFQLEAGTCSIACSIGIALVQDSSADAADMLRQADLALYQSKERGRNRATFFEPEMDAALRLRRRMEQDLREAIRLGQLHMVYQPQVDEKRRLVGMEALIRWDHPERGPIGPTLFVPLAEEAGMMAELGEFTLRTVFQETAAWRGAPVGINVSALQLRTPAFMATVTRLVAEYCIDPAQYQIEITETAMLGQDGATRDNIDVLAQEGFSIALDDFGTGFSSLSSLHRFAIDKIKIDRSFVRNLDAGDVDNRKLINAIIRLGRAMDLEVIAEGVETERQHSLLVMAGCTRFQGYLYGRPVPAAQMPERFQAGWEHPVTRKTH, from the coding sequence ATGCCCCCCATCGGCGCCCTGGCCAGCGCCTCGGCTGCCCTGCGCAAGCAGGCTGGAATGAGCCACGCCGACGCCTTCGATCACAGCGCCAGTCAGGCGAACCGCTTCCGCACGCTGGCCGGGATTGCACTGGCAGGTCTGGTGGTGCTGCTGGTGACGGCAGCCTATGTCGTCAACCAGTTCGACACCGTCGCCTACGAGACCCAGTTCCAGATCGCCCGGCAGAACTACCACACCCGCATCATCCATATTGCGCGCGCCATCGCGCCACTGACCACATCCGCTGAGACAGCACAGCATCTGGCAGACCCAAACTGGATCGACCAACATCTGGCGCAGCATCTGGCCAGCGAGCATGAAATGGAGCGCCTCTTTGTGCTCGATGCGCAGGGCCGGCCCTTCTATGCCGCCATCTCAGGGCAGCGCGCGCCTCTGGCCGATTACCGCCCCTTCGCCCAAGCTGTCGGCGATGTGCTGCCAGCACTGAGCGCCGCTCGGGTGCAGAACCCCTCCGTCATGGGCAGCAACATCCTGAGATATCAAAACCAGCTCTATCTGCTGACGATCACCCAGACCGGCCCATCGGGCAGCGCCGTGATCATCACGGGTCTGCCCTTCAATGACGCCATGCTGCGCAAATTCGGCCTGCGGCATCTGGCCGACGAGCTGACCATCACCAACCATCCCATGCCGAAAAAGGGCTATAATCTGCTGCCGCTGGCCGATGTGCGCGGCAATGTGATCGCAGCGATCCGCTGGAAGCAGCAAAGCCCGGCCGTCATGGTGTTCGGCCGGTTGCGGACGACTTTGGCAGCAGCGACCATCATCGTGCTGCTGGTGGGCTTCTGCCTGCTGCGCCAATCCGCCGCCATCGCCCGCCATCTGATCGCCAGCGAGGCGCGCGCGCGCCATCTGGCGCTGCATGACGCGCTGACCGGCCTGCCCAACCGCACCTTGCTGCTTGAAAGGCTGGGCAATTGGCAGGCCATTGCGCGGGATGTGCCGGTGGGGATTGCATTGCATTGCCTCGATCTCGACCGGTTCAAGGAGGTCAACGATACGCTGGGCCATCCTTCGGGCGACGAGCTGATCCGCGCCGTGGCCGGGCGACTGGTGTCCCTCTGCCGCGAGACTGATACGGTGGCCCGCATGGGCGGTGATGAATTTATCATCCTGCAGCCTCAGGCCGATGCCACCGCCGCGATGCTGCTGGCTGAACAGGTGCTCGATACGCTGCGCCAGCCCTTCCAGCTTGAGGCCGGGACCTGCAGCATTGCCTGCTCGATCGGCATCGCGCTGGTGCAGGACAGCAGTGCCGATGCTGCGGACATGCTGCGTCAGGCCGATCTGGCCCTCTACCAATCCAAGGAGCGGGGCCGCAACCGCGCCACCTTCTTCGAGCCAGAGATGGATGCCGCACTGCGCCTGCGCCGCCGCATGGAGCAGGATCTGCGCGAGGCGATCCGGCTCGGTCAGCTGCATATGGTCTATCAGCCGCAGGTCGATGAAAAGCGTCGTCTGGTGGGGATGGAGGCGCTGATCCGCTGGGACCATCCCGAGCGCGGCCCCATTGGCCCCACCCTCTTCGTGCCGCTGGCCGAGGAGGCAGGGATGATGGCCGAACTCGGTGAATTCACCCTGCGCACCGTGTTTCAGGAGACCGCCGCATGGCGCGGGGCTCCGGTGGGGATCAATGTTTCCGCGCTGCAATTGCGCACCCCGGCCTTTATGGCAACAGTGACGCGGCTGGTGGCGGAATATTGCATCGATCCCGCGCAATATCAGATCGAGATCACCGAAACCGCCATGCTGGGTCAGGATGGCGCCACGCGTGACAACATCGATGTGCTGGCGCAGGAGGGCTTCAGCATCGCGCTGGACGATTTCGGCACGGGCTTTTCCAGCCTGTCCTCACTGCATCGTTTTGCCATCGACAAGATCAAGATCGACCGCAGCTTCGTGCGCAACCTCGATGCGGGCGATGTCGACAACCGCAAGCTGATCAATGCGATCATCCGCCTTGGCCGCGCCATGGATCTGGAGGTGATCGCCGAAGGGGTGGAGACCGAAAGGCAGCACAGCCTGCTGGTGATGGCGGGCTGCACGCGTTTTCAGGGCTATCTCTATGGGCGACCCGTGCCCGCCGCTCAGATGCCAGAGCGTTTTCAGGCCGGGTGGGAACACCCGGTGACGCGGAAAACGCATTAG